The Anabrus simplex isolate iqAnaSimp1 chromosome 1, ASM4041472v1, whole genome shotgun sequence genome window below encodes:
- the LOC136864048 gene encoding potassium voltage-gated channel protein Shaw produces the protein MNLINMDAENRVVLNVGGIRHETYKATLKKIPATRLSRLTEALANYDPILNEYFFDRHPGVFAQVLNYYRTGKLHYPTDVCGPLFEEELEFWGLDSNQVEPCCWMTYTQHRDTQETLAVLDRLDLDTEKPSDEELARKFGFEEDYYNGTLSWWQQLKPKIWSLFDEPYSSNAAKIIGVISVFFICVSILSFCLKTHPDMRVPVIRNMTVKTPSNTTTWILDKTQTNAHVAFFYIECVCNAWFTFEFFIRFIASPNRWDFIKASVNIIDYVATLSFYIDLVLQKFAAHLENADILEFFSIIRIMRLFKLTRHSSGLKILIQTFRASAKELTLLVFFLVLGIVIFASLVYYAERIQANPHNDFNSIPLGLWWALVTMTTVGYGDMAPKTYVGMFVGALCALAGVLTIALPVPVIVSNFAMYYSHTQARAKLPKKRRRVLPVEQLRAPRLPGAPTTVPPGTGGCGGVGQVGGCPTSGVQNRRMNAIKANHPKDMLGTKAENEQKNSNIRTNGTKAGGGDSNNTVVSP, from the exons ATGAACCTCATCAACATGGACGCGGAGAACCGCGTGGTGCTCAACGTCGGGGGAATTCGCCACGAGACGTACAAGGCGACGCTGAAGAAGATCCCGGCGACACGGTTGTCGCGACTGACGGAGGCGCTGGCCAACTACGACCCCATCCTCAACGAGTACTTCTTCGACCGGCACCCCGGCGTGTTCGCGCAGGTCCTCAACTACTACCGCACGGGCAAGCTGCACTACCCGACCGATGTGTGCGGTCCGCTGTTCGAGGAAGAGCTCGAGTTCTGGGGACTGGACTCCAACCAGGTCGAGCCGTGCTGCTGGATGACTTACACCCAG CATCGCGACACGCAGGAGACGCTAGCCGTACTGGATCGCCTGGATCTGGACACGGAGAAGCCCAGTGACGAGGAATTAGCGCGCAAGTTCGGCTTCGAAGAGGACTACTACAACGGTACTCTCTCCTGGTGGCAGCAGCTCAAACCCAAGATATGGTCGCTGTTCGACGAGCCCTATTCGTCCAACGCTGCCAAG ATCATTGGCGTCATCTCGGTGTTCTTCATCTGTGTCTCAATCCTGTCTTTCTGCCTCAAGACGCATCCGGACATGCGTGTTCCCGTCATACGCAACATGACCGTAAAAACCCCGTCCAATACGACGACGTGGATCCTGGACAAAACGCAAACGAATGCGCATGTAGCCTTCTTCTACATCGAGTGCGTGTGCAACGCGTGGTTCACTTTTGAGTTTTTCATTCGGTTCATCGCATCGCCCAACAGGTGGGATTTCATAAAAGCGTCGGTCAACATAATCGACTACGTGGCCACGCTCAGCTTCTACATCGACCTGGTGCTGCAGAAGTTCGCTGCTCATCTGGAGAACGCCGATATTTTAGAGTTCTTTAGTATAATTCGCATTATGAGGCTTTTTAAGCTTACAAGGCACTCATCCGGTTTGAAAATTCTCATCCAAACTTTCCGTGCCTCAGCGAAGGAACTTACGTTGTTGGTTTTCTTCCTGGTTCTAGGCATCGTAATTTTCGCAAGTCTTGTCTACTACGCTGAAAGGATCCAGGCTAATCCACACAATGACTTCAACAGCATTCCCCTTGGACTGTGGTGGGCACTGGTTACCATGACTACTGTTGGTTACGGTGACATGGCCCCAAAAACCTACGTCGGTATGTTCGTGGGAGCGCTGTGCGCCCTGGCAGGAGTGTTGACGATAGCTCTGCCAGTACCCGTCATTGTTTCCAACTTCGCTATGTACTACTCACACACCCAGGCGAGGGCAAAGCTGCCCAAGAAGAGGAGACGAGTTCTACCGGTAGAGCAGCTCAGGGCTCCGCGACTGCCAGGAGCACCGACAACAGTGCCACCAGGTACTGGAGGCTGTGGAGGTGTTGGTCAGGTTGGGGGATGTCCAACAAGCGGAGTACAGAACCGACGCATGAACGCCATCAAGGCGAATCACCCGAAAGATATGCTGGGTACTAAAGCAG